One region of Polaribacter pectinis genomic DNA includes:
- a CDS encoding TonB-dependent receptor has translation MKISCLFFFGIISTYAQNNSVSGKVISNGEVLPFVNIYLKNTKLGTATNEKGFFELKNIPNGTYTIVASSVGFESKSARIILSGNEKITKNFNLNENSSLEEIVISGTLKPVTKSKSPVPVEVYSKTFFKKNPTTSIFESMQNVNGVRPQLNCNVCNTGDIHINGLEGPYTFVLIDGMPIVSGLSTVYGLTGIPQALIERVEVVKGPASTLYGSEAVGGIINIITKKPSSTPILSTDILTSSWGEVNTDIGLRYKLSEKTQGLLGINYFNYQNRIDNNKDGFTDLTLQNRISIFNKVNIERKSNKVFTIAGRYVYEDRWGGEMDWERKFRGTDIKYGESIYTNRWETFGTYELPTSENINFQFSANGHYQNSFYGTDAYDAEQVIGFGQFVYNKKFAQKHDLLLGLAYRYTFYDDNTFATFEEDGITNKPSATHLPGVFIQDEIALNTQNKLLLGARWDYNSLHGSIFSPRINYKWNSKDKSDIFRASVGNGFRVANVFTEDHAALTGAREVEFDGELDPETSWNANLNYVKKINTENAFITLDGSAFYTYFNNRILPDYETDPNKIIYANLEGFSVSKGISLNTDITFTNGLSLNAGATLMDVSITENGIKTRQLLTESFSGVWSISYKFNYNFSIDYTGNVYGPMRLPLISETDPRDANSPWFSIQNIQVTKKFTNSWELYGGVKNLLNFTPASNSIARSFDPFDKDVVFDANGQATATQNNPNSLTFDPSYVYASNQGIRLFLGLRYTIF, from the coding sequence ATTAAAATCAGTTGTCTTTTTTTCTTCGGAATTATCTCTACTTACGCTCAAAACAATAGTGTTTCTGGTAAAGTAATTTCAAACGGAGAAGTTTTACCTTTTGTAAACATCTATTTAAAGAATACAAAATTAGGAACTGCAACTAACGAAAAAGGTTTTTTTGAGTTGAAAAATATTCCAAATGGAACCTATACAATTGTGGCAAGTTCTGTTGGTTTTGAATCGAAATCAGCAAGAATTATACTTTCTGGAAATGAAAAAATCACCAAAAACTTCAACTTAAACGAAAATAGTTCTTTGGAAGAAATTGTAATTTCCGGAACTTTAAAACCTGTTACAAAATCGAAAAGTCCTGTTCCTGTTGAAGTTTACAGCAAAACATTTTTCAAGAAAAATCCTACAACTTCCATTTTTGAATCGATGCAAAATGTAAACGGAGTTCGACCACAATTAAATTGCAATGTTTGTAACACTGGCGATATTCATATTAATGGTTTAGAAGGACCATATACGTTTGTTTTAATTGATGGAATGCCAATTGTAAGTGGGCTTTCCACAGTTTATGGTTTAACAGGAATTCCACAAGCATTAATAGAAAGAGTGGAAGTTGTAAAAGGGCCAGCATCTACTTTATATGGTTCTGAAGCTGTTGGAGGAATTATAAATATCATCACAAAAAAACCTTCGAGCACACCAATTTTATCAACAGATATTTTAACGAGTTCTTGGGGAGAAGTGAATACAGATATTGGTTTGCGTTATAAATTGTCTGAAAAAACACAAGGTCTTTTAGGAATTAATTATTTTAATTATCAGAATAGAATTGATAATAATAAAGACGGATTTACAGATTTAACGCTTCAAAATAGAATTTCAATTTTTAACAAAGTAAATATTGAAAGAAAAAGTAATAAAGTTTTTACCATCGCTGGACGTTATGTGTATGAAGACAGATGGGGAGGAGAAATGGATTGGGAACGTAAATTTAGAGGAACTGATATAAAATATGGCGAAAGTATTTACACAAATAGATGGGAAACTTTTGGAACTTACGAATTACCAACTTCAGAAAATATTAATTTTCAATTTAGTGCAAATGGGCATTATCAAAATTCTTTTTATGGAACAGATGCTTATGATGCTGAACAAGTTATTGGTTTCGGACAATTTGTGTACAACAAAAAATTTGCCCAAAAACACGATTTATTGTTAGGTTTGGCTTACAGATATACTTTTTATGATGATAACACTTTTGCCACTTTCGAAGAAGATGGAATTACCAACAAACCTTCTGCAACGCATTTACCAGGTGTTTTTATACAAGATGAAATTGCCCTAAACACTCAAAATAAATTATTATTAGGAGCAAGATGGGATTATAATAGTTTGCATGGAAGTATTTTTTCGCCAAGAATAAATTACAAATGGAATTCTAAAGACAAGTCAGATATTTTTAGAGCAAGTGTTGGTAATGGTTTTAGAGTTGCCAATGTTTTCACAGAAGATCATGCAGCTTTAACTGGTGCAAGAGAAGTGGAGTTTGATGGTGAATTAGACCCAGAAACTTCTTGGAATGCAAACCTAAACTACGTAAAAAAAATTAATACAGAAAATGCGTTTATTACTTTAGATGGAAGTGCTTTTTACACCTATTTCAACAATAGAATTTTACCTGATTACGAAACAGATCCTAACAAAATTATTTATGCAAATTTAGAGGGATTTTCTGTTTCTAAAGGAATTTCTTTAAACACAGATATTACATTTACAAACGGTTTATCACTAAATGCAGGCGCCACTTTAATGGACGTTTCCATAACAGAAAATGGTATAAAAACAAGACAATTATTAACAGAAAGTTTTAGTGGAGTTTGGTCTATTTCCTATAAATTTAATTATAATTTTTCTATTGATTATACCGGAAATGTTTATGGTCCGATGAGACTTCCTTTAATAAGTGAAACAGATCCAAGAGATGCAAATTCGCCTTGGTTTAGCATCCAAAATATTCAAGTGACAAAGAAATTTACCAATAGCTGGGAATTGTATGGAGGCGTAAAAAACCTATTAAATTTTACACCAGCTTCTAACAGTATTGCTCGTTCTTTTGATCCTTTTGACAAAGACGTTGTTTTTGATGCAAATGGACAAGCAACTGCAACACAAAACAATCCAAACTCATTGACTTTTGACCCAAGTTATGTTTATGCTTCTAACCAAGGAATTAGACTGTTTTTAGGATTACGTTACACTATATTTTAA
- a CDS encoding UvrD-helicase domain-containing protein produces the protein MHQPSTFQVYNASAGSGKTFTLVKEYLKVLLTSDDIFAFQRILAITFTNKAAGEMKERVLENLEKFAEGESTDMYSKILEETTLDKTTVKERSKKILDAILQNYSAFSITTIDSFTHKIIKNFAYDLGLSLNFEVEMDAISLLNEAVDVLISKIGTDKKLTNLLIDYSLDKIDDDKSWDISNDLNDFARVLLNEDDVKHFRKLAKKELDDFYNLKKKLQASNKKIEKDYKVLADEVLKFINDNGVAISDFGYAGEYPKHFQKLGKLRFLKSEDLKFDGRLNKTIEESKNLFAAKTDANIKDTIDGISENLKDYYYQSKDLYNATYSLYLLNKITLKSIIPLAVLNNINSELNTIKEDNNIRLNAEFNQLISDNIKDQPAPFIYERIGQRFQNYFIDEMQDTSVLQWQNLIPLIDNALAQENSKLLLVGDGKQAIYRWRGGKAEQFISLGSDKENPFHIEKKVDNLPVNFRSYSEVINFNNSFFQHASNFLQNESYKKLFFDGNTQLENAKKGGYVSISFLDKEEEKEDEKIKYPKKVLAKINELKDEFSLNEICVLTRTKKDGIAIADYLSENGVSIVSSETLLLNNNAKIKFIVAVLQIIQNANDEEKRFEFLYFLYHHLKIDEPKHQFFKKHIKSSNFLIFEALKSYGVTFDFTNFQQVPFYEKIEEIIRGFQLVNSSNAYIQFFLDVVLEQQRKATDIGEFLEFWELKKDKLSIVASENADAVQIMTIHKSKGLEFPVVIFPCDVDVYRQINPKIWFDDLPESYEFKELLIDYKKDISFINDRGLEIFNQQREELELDNFNLLYVALTRAVEQLHVVTEKKISAKGFENLNHYSGIFINYLKEINRWQDDVLEYSFGNKNKIIVEKKKKKEKIITEIHEKFISTPWQEHNIVLLASASKLWNTTQGEAIDFGNLFHEILSKITTSNDVGYVVNQYHHQGFIDEVQMNSIKTTISEVVYHPKLKDYFSEEVTVFNEREIVDVDNQIIIPDRLVFNDNNEVTIIDYKTGNASNEHHQQLLKYERVLKSMDFKVDKKILIYMNDKIDVVEV, from the coding sequence GTGCATCAACCATCAACTTTTCAAGTTTATAACGCTTCTGCAGGAAGTGGAAAAACGTTCACTTTAGTTAAAGAATATTTGAAAGTTCTTTTAACTTCTGATGATATTTTTGCGTTTCAAAGAATTTTGGCAATCACATTTACCAACAAAGCTGCTGGTGAAATGAAAGAACGAGTTTTAGAGAATTTAGAGAAATTTGCTGAAGGTGAATCTACAGACATGTATTCTAAAATTCTTGAAGAAACTACTTTAGATAAAACCACAGTTAAAGAACGAAGCAAGAAAATTTTAGATGCTATTCTTCAAAATTACTCCGCTTTTTCTATTACTACTATTGATAGTTTTACGCATAAAATCATCAAAAATTTTGCCTATGATTTAGGTTTGTCTTTAAATTTTGAAGTAGAAATGGATGCAATTTCTCTTTTAAATGAAGCTGTAGATGTCTTAATTTCTAAAATAGGTACAGATAAAAAACTAACCAATCTTTTAATAGATTATTCTTTAGATAAAATAGATGATGATAAATCTTGGGATATTTCTAATGATTTAAATGATTTTGCAAGAGTTTTATTAAATGAAGATGATGTTAAACATTTTAGAAAATTAGCAAAAAAAGAGTTAGACGATTTCTATAATCTAAAAAAGAAATTACAAGCATCGAATAAAAAAATAGAGAAAGATTATAAAGTTTTAGCAGATGAAGTTTTAAAATTTATCAATGATAATGGCGTAGCAATTTCCGATTTTGGGTATGCAGGAGAATATCCAAAACATTTTCAAAAATTGGGTAAACTAAGGTTTCTAAAAAGTGAAGATTTAAAATTTGATGGTCGTTTAAATAAAACAATCGAAGAATCTAAAAACCTTTTTGCTGCAAAAACAGATGCAAATATTAAAGATACAATTGATGGAATTTCAGAAAACTTAAAAGACTATTATTACCAATCTAAAGATTTATACAACGCAACGTATTCTTTGTATTTACTGAATAAAATCACCTTGAAAAGTATCATTCCTTTAGCGGTTTTAAACAATATAAATTCAGAATTAAATACCATAAAAGAAGATAATAATATTCGTTTAAATGCAGAGTTTAATCAACTTATTTCAGACAATATAAAAGACCAACCTGCACCTTTTATTTACGAACGAATTGGGCAACGTTTTCAGAATTATTTTATTGATGAAATGCAAGATACTTCAGTTTTGCAATGGCAGAATTTAATTCCGTTAATAGACAATGCTTTGGCGCAAGAAAACAGTAAATTATTGTTAGTTGGCGATGGGAAACAAGCAATTTATAGATGGCGTGGAGGAAAAGCAGAACAGTTTATTTCTTTAGGTTCAGATAAGGAAAACCCATTCCATATAGAGAAGAAAGTTGATAATTTACCAGTTAATTTCAGAAGTTATTCAGAAGTCATCAATTTCAATAACTCTTTCTTTCAGCATGCTTCTAATTTTCTTCAAAATGAATCGTATAAGAAACTTTTTTTTGACGGAAATACACAGTTAGAGAATGCAAAAAAAGGTGGTTATGTTTCGATATCATTTTTGGATAAAGAAGAAGAAAAAGAAGATGAGAAAATAAAATATCCGAAGAAAGTTTTAGCAAAAATAAACGAGTTAAAAGATGAATTTTCTTTAAATGAAATTTGTGTTTTAACAAGAACTAAAAAAGACGGAATTGCTATTGCAGATTACTTGTCAGAAAATGGTGTTTCTATTGTTTCATCAGAAACGTTATTGCTGAATAATAACGCTAAAATCAAATTTATTGTTGCAGTTTTACAAATTATTCAGAACGCAAATGATGAAGAAAAAAGATTTGAATTTTTATACTTTTTATATCATCATTTAAAGATTGACGAACCAAAACACCAATTCTTTAAAAAACACATAAAATCTTCTAATTTTTTAATTTTTGAAGCTTTAAAATCTTATGGAGTTACTTTTGATTTTACAAACTTTCAGCAAGTTCCTTTTTATGAGAAAATTGAAGAAATAATTAGAGGATTTCAATTGGTAAATTCTTCTAATGCATATATACAATTTTTCTTGGATGTTGTTTTAGAGCAACAGAGAAAAGCAACAGATATTGGTGAGTTTTTAGAGTTTTGGGAGCTTAAAAAAGATAAATTAAGTATTGTGGCTTCAGAAAATGCAGATGCTGTTCAGATTATGACAATTCATAAATCGAAAGGTTTAGAATTTCCTGTGGTTATTTTTCCTTGTGATGTTGATGTTTACAGGCAAATCAATCCAAAAATTTGGTTTGATGATTTACCAGAAAGTTATGAATTTAAAGAGCTTTTAATTGATTATAAGAAAGATATCAGTTTTATAAACGATAGAGGTTTAGAAATTTTTAATCAACAAAGAGAAGAATTAGAATTAGATAATTTTAATTTGTTATACGTAGCATTAACAAGAGCTGTAGAGCAATTACATGTTGTTACAGAAAAGAAAATATCAGCAAAAGGTTTTGAGAATCTAAATCATTATTCTGGGATTTTCATCAATTATTTAAAGGAAATTAATCGTTGGCAAGATGATGTTTTGGAATATTCCTTCGGAAATAAAAATAAAATAATTGTAGAAAAGAAGAAGAAAAAAGAAAAGATTATAACAGAAATTCATGAGAAATTTATCTCTACACCTTGGCAAGAACACAATATTGTCTTATTGGCAAGTGCTTCCAAATTATGGAATACAACTCAAGGAGAAGCCATTGATTTTGGGAATTTATTTCATGAAATATTATCAAAAATAACCACTTCAAATGATGTTGGTTATGTTGTAAATCAATATCATCACCAAGGTTTTATTGATGAAGTTCAGATGAATTCTATAAAAACTACAATTAGTGAGGTTGTATATCATCCAAAGTTAAAAGATTATTTTTCTGAAGAAGTTACTGTTTTTAATGAAAGAGAGATTGTAGATGTAGATAATCAGATAATAATTCCAGATAGATTGGTTTTTAATGATAATAACGAAGTTACTATTATCGATTATAAAACGGGTAATGCCTCAAACGAACATCATCAACAATTATTAAAATATGAAAGAGTATTAAAATCGATGGATTTTAAAGTTGATAAAAAAATACTTATTTACATGAATGATAAAATTGATGTTGTTGAAGTATAA
- the kbl gene encoding glycine C-acetyltransferase: protein MYEKIKDTLNKELQEIKDAGLYKSERIITSSQDAVIKISTGEEVINFCANNYLGLSNNPEVIQAAKDTMDTHGFGMSSVRFICGTQDIHKQLEKKIADFYTAEDTILYAAAFDANGGVFEPLLTKEDAIISDSLNHASIIDGVRLCKAARYRYNNNDMSSLEEQLIEADKQNHRFKIIVTDGVFSMDGIVAKLDEICDLADKYDALVMVDECHATGFIGKTGRGTVELKNVMDRVDIVTGTLGKALGGAMGGYTTGKKEIIEILRQRSRPYLFSNSLAPAIVGASLKVFDLISNNTTLRDKLEWNTNYFRTEMEKAGFDLVGADAAIVPVMLYDAKLSQTMANELLKEGIYVIGFFFPVVPKEKARIRVQLSAAHTKEHLDKAISAFKVTGKKLNVI from the coding sequence ATGTACGAAAAAATTAAGGATACTTTAAATAAAGAGCTTCAAGAAATTAAAGATGCAGGTTTGTACAAGTCTGAAAGAATCATCACATCTTCACAAGATGCAGTAATAAAAATTTCTACTGGTGAGGAAGTAATTAACTTTTGTGCGAATAATTACTTGGGACTATCTAATAATCCAGAGGTTATTCAGGCAGCAAAAGATACAATGGATACACATGGTTTTGGAATGTCTTCAGTGCGTTTTATTTGTGGGACTCAAGATATTCATAAACAATTAGAAAAAAAGATTGCCGATTTTTATACAGCAGAAGATACCATTTTATATGCTGCAGCTTTTGACGCAAATGGTGGAGTTTTCGAACCATTATTAACAAAAGAAGATGCAATTATTTCAGATAGCTTAAATCATGCTTCTATTATTGATGGTGTTCGTTTATGTAAAGCAGCCCGTTATCGTTATAATAACAATGATATGAGTTCTTTAGAAGAACAATTGATTGAGGCTGATAAACAAAATCATCGTTTTAAAATTATAGTAACTGATGGCGTTTTTTCTATGGACGGAATTGTAGCCAAGTTAGATGAAATTTGCGATTTAGCAGATAAGTATGATGCTTTGGTTATGGTTGATGAATGTCACGCCACAGGTTTTATAGGTAAAACCGGAAGAGGTACTGTTGAGTTAAAGAATGTAATGGATAGAGTAGATATCGTTACAGGAACTTTAGGAAAAGCTCTTGGAGGTGCAATGGGAGGTTACACAACTGGTAAAAAAGAAATTATTGAAATTTTACGTCAACGCTCAAGACCTTATTTGTTTTCTAATTCTTTGGCACCAGCTATTGTAGGAGCATCCTTAAAAGTATTTGATTTAATTTCTAATAATACCACTCTACGAGATAAATTAGAATGGAATACAAATTATTTTAGAACAGAAATGGAAAAAGCTGGTTTTGATTTAGTTGGAGCAGATGCTGCAATTGTTCCAGTTATGTTATATGACGCAAAACTTTCTCAAACAATGGCAAATGAACTTTTAAAAGAAGGTATTTACGTAATAGGGTTCTTTTTTCCAGTGGTTCCAAAAGAAAAAGCAAGAATACGTGTACAATTATCAGCAGCACATACAAAAGAACATTTAGATAAAGCAATATCAGCATTTAAAGTAACTGGAAAAAAGCTTAATGTTATTTAG
- a CDS encoding metal-dependent transcriptional regulator, translated as MFTLSEENYLKAIYHLQLETDKGISTNAIAEKLQTKASSVTDMIKKLSEKKVVVYKKYKGVTLTSLGKKTGANVVRKHRLWEVFLVEKLNFSWDEVHEVAEQLEHIKSSKLINQLDSFLGFPTHDPHGDPIPDEEGNLKTIEKSLLSTLNKNESGVCVGVDDSSSEFLQFLDKKSITLGKQITILEKEEFDNSLSILVEGKKLSISNKIANNLYIKKS; from the coding sequence ATGTTTACGCTTTCGGAAGAAAATTATTTAAAAGCAATTTATCATTTACAGTTAGAGACTGATAAAGGAATTAGTACGAATGCTATTGCAGAGAAGTTACAAACAAAAGCTTCTTCTGTAACAGATATGATTAAAAAACTATCTGAGAAAAAAGTAGTGGTTTATAAGAAATATAAAGGAGTAACTTTAACTTCTTTAGGAAAGAAAACTGGCGCAAATGTTGTGAGAAAACATAGATTGTGGGAGGTTTTTTTGGTCGAAAAACTTAATTTTTCTTGGGATGAAGTACATGAAGTTGCTGAACAATTAGAGCACATAAAATCATCGAAATTAATAAATCAATTAGATTCTTTTTTGGGTTTTCCAACACACGATCCTCATGGAGATCCAATTCCAGATGAAGAAGGGAATTTAAAAACAATAGAGAAGAGTTTATTATCAACTTTAAATAAAAACGAAAGTGGAGTTTGTGTGGGTGTAGATGATTCTTCATCAGAATTTTTACAGTTTTTAGATAAAAAAAGCATCACTTTAGGAAAACAAATAACCATTTTAGAAAAAGAAGAGTTTGATAATTCTTTATCCATTTTAGTTGAAGGGAAAAAATTATCAATATCAAACAAAATAGCAAACAATTTATACATCAAAAAATCATGA
- a CDS encoding ZIP family metal transporter has translation MSTFDQLVEYAKENPIWAAFYASLFTWGLTALGAALVFFFKKLNRAVLDGMLGFTGGVMVAASFWSLLAPAIENSPGEGFVKVLPAAIGFGLGALSLFGMDKILPHLHINFKESEAEGVKTELHRSTLLVLAITLHNIPEGLAVGVLFGAASTLVGVEQTEMIIAAISLAIGIGIQNFPEGFAVAMPLRRQGVSRLKSFWYGQLSAVVEPIAAVLGALAVSFFTPILPYALAFAAGAMIFVVVEEVIPETQRDKYTDIATLGFIGGFIVMMSLDVGLG, from the coding sequence ATGAGTACATTCGATCAATTAGTAGAATATGCAAAAGAAAATCCTATTTGGGCAGCATTTTATGCTTCCCTTTTTACTTGGGGTTTAACAGCTTTAGGTGCAGCTTTGGTTTTCTTTTTTAAGAAATTAAATAGAGCAGTTTTAGACGGAATGCTTGGTTTTACTGGAGGTGTAATGGTTGCTGCAAGTTTTTGGAGTTTGTTAGCGCCAGCAATAGAAAATTCTCCAGGAGAAGGTTTTGTAAAAGTTTTACCAGCTGCAATTGGTTTTGGTTTAGGAGCATTATCATTGTTTGGAATGGATAAAATTTTGCCACATTTACATATCAACTTTAAAGAAAGTGAAGCTGAAGGTGTAAAAACAGAATTACATAGATCTACATTATTAGTTTTGGCAATTACATTGCATAATATCCCAGAAGGTTTGGCGGTTGGAGTTTTATTTGGAGCAGCATCCACTTTAGTTGGAGTAGAACAGACAGAGATGATTATTGCCGCAATTTCGTTAGCAATTGGAATCGGAATTCAGAATTTTCCAGAAGGTTTTGCAGTGGCAATGCCATTAAGAAGACAAGGAGTTAGTAGATTAAAAAGTTTTTGGTACGGACAATTATCTGCAGTTGTAGAACCAATTGCAGCAGTTTTAGGTGCTTTAGCAGTATCATTTTTCACTCCGATTTTACCTTATGCTTTAGCATTTGCAGCAGGTGCAATGATTTTTGTAGTTGTAGAAGAAGTAATACCAGAAACCCAGAGAGATAAATACACAGATATTGCTACACTTGGTTTTATTGGCGGTTTTATTGTAATGATGAGTTTAGATGTTGGTTTGGGTTAA